In Gemmatimonadota bacterium, the following are encoded in one genomic region:
- a CDS encoding purine-nucleoside phosphorylase, whose translation MGHSWDAIEAAAAAVRARFTRTPDVAIVLGTGLGGLAKAIEVEQSIEYGDIPGFPLSTVESHAGRLLCGTLAGQSVIAMQGRFHRYEGYSLQQVTFPVRVLRALGARTLVVSNACGGMHPLWEAGDLMLIADHINLLGDNPLLGRNDDRLGPRFPDMSQPYDPALRELARAEARRQGITLREGVYVAVTGPNLETRAEYRMLRAMGADVVGMSTVPEVIVAVHGGMRVLGVSIITDLCLPDALEPASLDTIIGVAARAEPHLTSLITGVLERM comes from the coding sequence ATCGGGCATTCCTGGGACGCGATTGAAGCGGCGGCGGCCGCAGTGCGCGCGCGGTTCACCCGCACGCCGGACGTGGCGATCGTGTTAGGCACGGGGTTGGGGGGGCTGGCCAAGGCCATCGAGGTGGAGCAGTCCATCGAGTACGGTGACATCCCCGGCTTTCCGCTGTCGACGGTCGAGTCGCACGCCGGACGGTTGCTGTGCGGGACGCTGGCCGGCCAGTCGGTCATCGCGATGCAGGGTCGCTTTCACCGGTATGAGGGCTATTCGCTCCAGCAGGTGACGTTCCCGGTGCGCGTCCTGCGGGCGTTAGGCGCGCGCACGCTCGTCGTGTCCAACGCGTGTGGCGGGATGCACCCCCTGTGGGAGGCGGGCGACCTGATGCTCATCGCCGACCACATCAACCTGCTCGGTGACAACCCGCTGCTCGGGCGCAACGACGATCGCCTGGGGCCGCGCTTCCCCGACATGTCGCAGCCGTACGATCCGGCGCTGCGGGAGTTGGCGCGCGCCGAGGCACGGCGCCAGGGCATCACCCTGCGGGAGGGGGTGTACGTCGCCGTGACTGGTCCCAACCTCGAGACGCGCGCCGAGTACCGGATGCTGCGGGCGATGGGGGCAGACGTGGTGGGGATGTCGACGGTACCCGAGGTGATCGTCGCCGTGCACGGCGGGATGCGCGTGCTCGGCGTCTCCATCATCACCGACTTGTGCCTGCCGGACGCGTTGGAGCCTGCATCACTGGACACGATCATCGGCGTGGCGGCGCGAGCCGAGCCGCACCTGACGTCGCTCATCACCGGCGTGCTGGAGCGGATGTGA
- a CDS encoding DivIVA domain-containing protein, with protein MADESFHLTPLDIRRYDFGSALRGYDRARVDQFREQAANEVERLVKQCQALEGKAQGFHEQLRAFRERDKAINEALISAQQLRAEVREQAEREAQLILREARAEAERIVAGAANDARQVQGELEALVRQRRSYLSQLRTMVERQLSDIEAAEASAASMTPVRREAAPAAPAAAMEQPEWLDSVVKE; from the coding sequence ATGGCCGACGAATCATTCCACCTGACTCCGCTCGATATCCGGCGCTACGACTTCGGCAGCGCGCTGCGCGGCTACGATCGCGCGCGTGTCGACCAGTTTCGCGAGCAGGCGGCCAACGAAGTCGAGCGGCTGGTGAAGCAGTGCCAGGCCCTGGAAGGGAAGGCGCAGGGCTTTCACGAGCAGCTGCGGGCCTTTCGCGAGCGTGACAAGGCGATCAACGAGGCGCTGATCTCGGCCCAGCAGCTGCGAGCCGAAGTGCGCGAACAGGCCGAGCGCGAAGCGCAGCTCATCCTGCGCGAGGCACGCGCCGAGGCCGAACGGATCGTGGCGGGGGCGGCCAACGATGCGCGGCAGGTGCAGGGGGAACTCGAGGCGCTGGTGCGCCAGCGTCGCAGTTACCTCTCGCAGCTTCGCACGATGGTGGAGCGGCAGCTGTCGGACATCGAAGCGGCCGAGGCGAGTGCGGCGTCGATGACCCCGGTGCGCCGCGAGGCGGCGCCAGCGGCACCGGCAGCGGCGATGGAGCAGCCCGAGTGGCTCGACTCCGTGGTGAAAGAGTAA